From the Bradyrhizobium sp. CCGUVB1N3 genome, one window contains:
- a CDS encoding DUF1778 domain-containing protein — translation MARVAVDDTNRMNLRIKPEVKARLMRAAALRHTDLTSFVTQSALREADAVIAEADAINVSERDFARILDLLDNPPKANAKLHAAAAGLPKDL, via the coding sequence ATGGCGCGCGTTGCCGTCGATGACACCAACCGCATGAATCTGCGGATCAAGCCGGAGGTGAAAGCCCGGCTGATGCGTGCGGCTGCGCTACGCCATACCGATCTGACCAGTTTTGTGACGCAGTCGGCGCTGCGTGAAGCGGACGCCGTCATTGCCGAAGCCGATGCGATCAATGTGTCGGAGCGCGATTTTGCGCGCATTCTCGACCTCCTGGACAATCCGCCCAAGGCGAATGCCAAGCTGCACGCGGCCGCAGCCGGTCTGCCCAAAGACCTGTGA
- a CDS encoding type II toxin-antitoxin system VapC family toxin, with protein sequence MYLVDTNVISEARRGSPQATSWLRSVDPSSVHLSTLTLGEIMRGIAFRQRSDPKAAGHLAEWLRKLRHDHADRILPVTDQISVEWGRIAAIRPRGDIGGLIAATAIVHDLILVTRNERDFDDIGASLINPWEVGT encoded by the coding sequence ATGTACCTCGTCGACACCAATGTGATTTCCGAAGCGCGCCGCGGCTCGCCGCAGGCGACCTCGTGGCTGCGCTCGGTCGATCCTAGCAGCGTTCATCTCAGCACGCTGACGCTGGGCGAGATCATGCGCGGCATCGCCTTCCGGCAAAGGTCCGATCCGAAGGCGGCAGGACACTTGGCCGAGTGGCTCCGTAAACTGCGCCACGACCACGCCGATCGGATTCTTCCCGTGACCGACCAGATATCGGTCGAGTGGGGCCGGATCGCCGCGATTCGGCCGCGCGGCGATATCGGCGGCCTGATCGCGGCCACGGCGATCGTGCACGACCTCATCCTCGTCACCCGCAACGAGCGGGATTTCGACGATATAGGGGCGTCCCTCATCAATCCCTGGGAGGTCGGCACATGA
- a CDS encoding site-specific integrase: MTPPDSTDGVTETLPTTLAAAASTPEPTGEPPSPALPTHLARLAERARGYVAAASSANTRRAYAADWKHFAAWCRRQGLEVLPPSPQTVGLYITACASGAATADRQPNAVATIERRLSALAWNYAQRGTPLDRTDRHIATVLAGIRNTHAAPPRQKEAVLPEDVIGMLETLDRGTLRGLRDRAMLLIGFAGGLRRSEIVGLDVQRDQTEDGQGWVEILDKGLIVTLRGKTGWREIEIGLGSSDATCPVVALRTWLKLARIGHGPLFRRVRGQGKDVGPDRLNDQQVARLVKRAALAAGVRADLPEGERETKFAGHSLRAGLASSAEVDERYVQKQLGHASAEMTRRYQRRRDRFRVNLTKAAGL, translated from the coding sequence ATGACGCCGCCTGACAGCACTGACGGCGTCACTGAAACCTTGCCGACCACATTGGCTGCGGCGGCATCGACGCCCGAACCGACCGGCGAGCCCCCCTCCCCTGCCCTGCCGACGCATCTTGCGCGCCTCGCCGAGCGCGCCCGCGGCTATGTCGCGGCGGCGAGCTCGGCCAATACCCGCCGCGCTTACGCGGCTGACTGGAAGCACTTTGCCGCCTGGTGCCGGCGCCAGGGCCTCGAGGTCCTGCCACCCTCCCCGCAGACCGTCGGCCTCTACATCACCGCCTGCGCCTCGGGCGCGGCGACCGCCGATCGCCAGCCGAATGCGGTCGCGACGATCGAGCGCCGGCTCTCGGCGCTCGCTTGGAATTATGCGCAGCGCGGCACACCGCTCGACCGCACGGATCGGCATATCGCGACCGTGCTCGCCGGCATCCGCAACACCCACGCCGCCCCGCCCCGGCAGAAGGAAGCCGTGCTGCCGGAGGACGTCATCGGCATGCTCGAGACCCTCGACCGCGGCACGCTGCGGGGCTTGCGCGATCGCGCCATGCTGCTGATCGGCTTTGCCGGGGGCCTGCGCCGCTCCGAGATCGTCGGCCTCGACGTCCAGCGCGACCAGACGGAGGACGGCCAAGGCTGGGTCGAGATCCTCGACAAGGGCCTGATCGTCACCCTGCGCGGCAAAACCGGCTGGCGCGAGATCGAGATCGGCCTTGGCTCGTCCGATGCGACCTGCCCAGTCGTCGCTCTGCGGACCTGGCTGAAACTGGCCCGGATCGGCCACGGCCCGCTGTTTCGGCGGGTGCGCGGCCAAGGCAAGGACGTCGGGCCCGATCGCCTGAACGACCAGCAGGTCGCCCGGCTGGTCAAACGCGCGGCCCTTGCCGCCGGGGTGCGCGCCGACCTGCCCGAAGGCGAGCGGGAGACGAAGTTCGCCGGGCATTCGCTGCGCGCCGGCCTCGCCTCCTCGGCCGAGGTCGACGAGCGCTACGTCCAGAAGCAGCTCGGTCATGCCAGCGCCGAGATGACCCGCCGCTACCAGCGGCGGCGCGACCGTTTTCGGGTCAATCTCACCAAGGCCGCCGGCCTCTGA
- a CDS encoding type II toxin-antitoxin system Phd/YefM family antitoxin gives MEWQLQDAKNQFSKLVQKARLEGPQVVTLRGMRAAVVLSAADYDALRAGRPSLVDDLLAGPAWDDDFAEAAGARATTPSRDLAL, from the coding sequence ATGGAATGGCAGCTACAGGACGCCAAGAACCAATTCTCCAAGCTCGTCCAGAAGGCCCGGCTCGAGGGGCCGCAGGTCGTCACCCTGCGCGGGATGCGGGCCGCCGTGGTGCTGTCGGCCGCCGACTACGACGCCTTGCGCGCCGGTCGGCCGAGCCTGGTCGACGACCTGCTGGCCGGCCCGGCCTGGGACGACGACTTCGCGGAGGCCGCTGGCGCCCGGGCGACGACGCCGAGCCGCGACCTCGCACTCTGA
- a CDS encoding GNAT family N-acetyltransferase: MTLPAWHEEPVAKGHDRKAFDCGDGALNTFLLRYARQGHEQNAVKTYCALANATPNRALGFYSLALASIAHDAVPAAMTKGLARHKVPGFLLARLAVDKTVAGRGLGGQLLLAAALRCLRVTEEVGGVLMVIEAKTARAAQWYRSLGAEPLADQPLALVTPLATFADALRAAGRL, translated from the coding sequence GTGACGCTTCCCGCCTGGCACGAGGAGCCGGTCGCCAAGGGCCATGACCGCAAAGCCTTCGACTGCGGCGATGGCGCGCTGAACACCTTCCTGCTGCGCTATGCCCGCCAGGGGCATGAGCAGAACGCGGTCAAGACCTATTGCGCGCTCGCCAACGCCACGCCGAACCGGGCCCTCGGCTTCTACAGCCTGGCGCTGGCGTCGATCGCGCACGACGCCGTGCCGGCCGCCATGACCAAAGGCCTGGCGCGCCACAAGGTGCCCGGATTCCTGCTGGCGCGGCTCGCGGTCGACAAGACGGTCGCGGGCAGGGGGCTGGGTGGCCAGCTGCTGCTGGCGGCGGCTTTGCGCTGCCTGCGGGTGACGGAAGAGGTCGGCGGCGTGCTGATGGTCATCGAGGCCAAGACCGCGCGGGCGGCACAGTGGTATCGCAGTCTTGGCGCCGAGCCGCTGGCCGATCAACCGCTTGCCTTGGTCACCCCGCTTGCGACCTTCGCCGACGCGTTGCGGGCGGCCGGACGTCTCTAG